GGATATATTCCTGAAAACTACACGGATTTCATATTTTCTGTAGTTGGAGAGGAATGGGGACTAATTGGTGCAATAGTACTAATGCTTCTTTATATTATTTTAATATACAGGATTATTAAAATGTCTAAAAATTCAAAGGATACCTTTGGAAAAGTATTTTGTGTTGGTATGGCGTCAACGCTTTTATTCTCAATATATCAAAACATGGGAATGACCATAGGAATAGCACCAATATCAGGACTTACACTTCCATTTATGAGTTATGGAGGAAGTGCTATGTTTACCGCTTTTATATCTATTGGTATTGTACTTAGTATAGGAATAAGAAAGAATAAAATTAACTTCTAATAAAAAACTTTTAAATAGTAAAATGTACCCCCTAAAAGAGACAATTAAAAATGTCTGTTCTAGGAGGTATTTTTTTATTTTAATTGCTAAGTTTTTTTATTATAAAACCTAATGTAAGTAATAAAAGATAAAAAATAAAATATATATATACAAGGAAATTAATTTAAGAGGTTGTTTCTGGAAAATGATTTTTAAAGAGGATAATTAAAAATCTAAGCTCCATTTTGAAGCAGCCTTTTAATTATTTTGTTACTAATTTTAGAAGTTATATGTTTGTAAAGCTAAATAAACATAAATTTCAAGGCTTCAATAGGTTAACTAAAGTATTAAGGGAGGATAAAATGGGAAATTACAATTCTCAGTACGAAAATTATTATAGGAATTTACAAAGTAGGGGAAGTAGAACTAATAGTTATTATGGAGGAGGGATAAAGAAAGGCAATTTCGGGGGATGGATAATAAAAAAATTGGAATTTCAACTGGTAGGAACTTTAGTAATGTTCATACTAATATTAGGATTGAGGCAAGTTGTAACACCAGAAACTAAATCTATTTGTGATTATATTAAATACACTCTTTCTTACAATTATAATTATGAAGAAACCCTTTCTTATATTGAGGGCATTAACTTAAATGAGGTGGAAGCTTATGCTAATAACATAAATGTTGATTCTATCAAAAACCAGTCGGTTGGGTATATTGAAAATTTAAGGTCAAAAATAACAGGTGAAAAGACCTTTTCTACAAAAATAAAGCAGGAATATACCGTGCCACTTAAAGGAAAAGTTGTTTCTGGTTTTAAAGATAAGGATAAAGGTATTTCAGGAAATGAAGGAATAAACAATGGTGTAGATATCGAAGTTTTAAAAGATTCAGATGTGAAAACCGTATATGATGGAACAGTTGAAAAAGTAGGAGAGGATAAAAACTTTGGAAAGTATATTTTGGTAGATAATGGTGATGGTATTGAAAGTAAATACTCCAATATGGATTCTTTTGAGGTTGAAAAAGGTGATGGAGTTACTAAAGGAGAAGTTTTAGGTAAGGTAAAAAAGAATGATGAAAAAACTAAATCATATTTACATTTTGAAATAATGTATATGGGAGAAAATCAGAATCCAGAAGATTATTTTACATTTAATTAGTACTAAAGCAATGTTTCGGAGTGATTAATTGTTTAAATTAAGCAAATACTTTATTCCATATATGATAATTTTATTTTTTATAGGGTTTAGAGGCGAACTTTTTAGTGTTATTATTTTAGTTATTATACATGAAATTACACATTATGTAACTGCCAGAATATTTGGGTTCAGCGGTTTCGATGTAGAAATATTGCCTTTTGGTGCAGTACTTAAGCTTAAAAATATTGATTATGCAACTCAAAAGGAAGATATTATTATTTCTTTATCTGGACCTATTTTAAACTTGATTCTGGCAGTTATTTTTTATGTTATATTTAAAGATAGCGGCAGAAGTGTATATTATTCGCTATATGTTACAAATTTATCGCTGGGTATTTTTAATTTAATGCCTGCATATCCGCTAGATGGTAGTAGAATTTTAAAAAATATACTGTCTGAAAAAATTACTTATAGAAATGCAAGTGAGATAAGTATATATGTAAGCATATTCATAGGAGTAATATTTCTTATAATTTCAATTTTTAGTTTTTTCTTTAACGTAAAAAATTTCAATATGTTGATAGTTGCTTTCTTTATACTGTTCTGTTCTTTTAAGGAGAAGGGAAGGATGGTTTATATTGTTATGGGCGATATAGTAAGAAAAAAAATAATATTTTTACGAAAAGGGTATATTGAAAATAGGATGATTTCTGTTTCTGTGGAAAATAATCTCTTAAATGCATTAAAAGTAGTAGATAAAAATAAATACACAGTAATAACAGTTTTAGACAAAGAGATGA
The Clostridium felsineum DSM 794 DNA segment above includes these coding regions:
- a CDS encoding site-2 protease family protein, whose translation is MIILFFIGFRGELFSVIILVIIHEITHYVTARIFGFSGFDVEILPFGAVLKLKNIDYATQKEDIIISLSGPILNLILAVIFYVIFKDSGRSVYYSLYVTNLSLGIFNLMPAYPLDGSRILKNILSEKITYRNASEISIYVSIFIGVIFLIISIFSFFFNVKNFNMLIVAFFILFCSFKEKGRMVYIVMGDIVRKKIIFLRKGYIENRMISVSVENNLLNALKVVDKNKYTVITVLDKEMRVIDVIYEDEILEALKNYGNITFAKLVELRESNE
- a CDS encoding murein hydrolase activator EnvC family protein — its product is MGNYNSQYENYYRNLQSRGSRTNSYYGGGIKKGNFGGWIIKKLEFQLVGTLVMFILILGLRQVVTPETKSICDYIKYTLSYNYNYEETLSYIEGINLNEVEAYANNINVDSIKNQSVGYIENLRSKITGEKTFSTKIKQEYTVPLKGKVVSGFKDKDKGISGNEGINNGVDIEVLKDSDVKTVYDGTVEKVGEDKNFGKYILVDNGDGIESKYSNMDSFEVEKGDGVTKGEVLGKVKKNDEKTKSYLHFEIMYMGENQNPEDYFTFN